CCCCGTTGGCCTCTTCCAAGCAGGTCAGAGCACCCGTGTGGTgagattccaaaaaaaaaaaaaaaaaagtgtccttgTGCCCAGAGTCTCAGGCGCTTGGAGTGTGGCTTAGAAACAGCTCTTTTGGATCCAcctctttcaaaaaacaaaaggtaCCAAACTGGTGAGGCGGGACGCCGGTCCAGGGCTGGGAGAGCCTCCTTCCTTAGGGTAGTGCACTCCACGAGCCGCAGGGTCAGTTCTGCTGCAAAATGAGGTTTTCCAGTTCATCTGCCGAGCGCAGCAGGAAGGCGGCAGACTCTCGGTAGCCGGCGATGAGCTGCCGCACGGCGCTGATCTCGGTGGGGCTGAGCTGGGCGGTGGGCATGGTCCGGCTGGTGCTGTTGCTGGAGGGGGTGGGCGTGGgcgtggtggaggtggtggaggcCCCGCCTTTCATGCTGAGGTCCGTGGGCCCTGCGGACAGGGGAGCCAGGGTGAGGGGGGGCATCTTTCCCCTCTCCGGGGGACCTGAGACCCTCATCTGTCTCCATGGTTGTGCCCCTAGTGCTTCGAAAGGGTGGGTGTGTGAGGGTCGAAAGGTAAGATGGGACCCAGAGGTACCCTCCAGAGAATTCACCTTCCCTTTGCTTGTGAATAGTGGCAGCCAAGAGGGAGCCTGCAATCTAACTGAAACATACAAGGGAGGTGTGTGTTGGGCCCGGGGaggggcggtggggtgggggggtagggggTAGGGGAGCGAGGTTCCTCTCTGTCTTTTCCAAACAGCTCTACGGGGTGGGCTGTGGGTTTAGAGTCAGAAACCCAGACGGGCAGCCTGCTCGGCCACTCCACGGCCAACTCCTAACTTCCCTGGGCCCCCGGCCCTCAGCTACAGCACCAAGAGGCTGTTGTGGGGCTGAGCTACACTGATGAACCCCTCAGCGAGGCCCGGGCTGCTCAGCCTATGGGAGGGCCACTGGGAAAGGGCTTCCAGGAAACACAAAAACGCCTGAAATCTGAAAAGCATTCTTTCCAGGCGTTCAGCGAGAAGAAAGCCAAGGGAGAGGGTCTGGAGCTCAGTGTAGGAGCTGGAGCTTCCCTGGGAAGCCTCTCACCCAACTAGGTCCCtctgccctgcctgccctgccctgcgCTGAGGTTTACCTGGGTGTTTGAGGCTGCTCACCCTGATGAGCCAGCTCCTCACTACCCCATGGGTTCTGATAGCTGGTTTTACTCATCGTGGCATCTACAgtggcagttttttgtttttttgctgcgCCACAAGtcttgtgagatctcagttcatgaccagggatcgaatctgggccaTGGCAAGGAGACCCTGGAATCCTcaccgctagaccaccagggagctccctACAGTGACAGTTTATGTTGCCATAGAGACGGATAAACTTAGCACTGGAGACACAGACGGAAGTAACATCTTGGGAGCAATTTTGGAAACAACTATCAGTAGTAGGAACCTGCTTCAGCCCCCAAATGGGGAAGAAGTTGGGAGTCTAGGATGGGATGGTTTGTCACATGGGGCTATTTCCTCTCTCACCAGAGAATAGGGACGCCAAGGAGGTCCTAGGAACTGGCTCGATAAGGAACATCCTTGGACTTGAGGGTCAAGGGAAGTCTTAAAACGCAGGCGGAAGGACTGGAGGTGTGAACTGCTGGGAAGAGCAGCCAAGCAGGTGGCTGACGCCTACAGTGGTGGCTGCCAGGACAGGCTGGAAGCAGGCGGGGACTCTGCACTGGGTCCTGGCTGTGGCAGAGTTAGGTGCCCTCAGGACACTGCCTGGGGATGGCAGTGGAAGGCCGGAGCGCCTGCCACAGCAGTGTGAGCTGGCCCCGggcttctctttcctccctccacccccaagcCTTGTCTTCTTTACTCCTGGGCTCAGAGCAGTCCTTCCGTCTTTCCCCGGGGGCTCTGGTTACTCAGGGTGTTGCTAGACGGCAAGTTGCCCAGCACCCCAGGCAAGACAGGTGAGCCTCAGTCTATCTGGGCTGATCTGGGTTCCCTGATCCACTCATGAGCTAAGTGAGGGGCTCTAACCCACTGACAGGACTACCCAACCAAGACGCCAAACTGACTGACCCCCTCATGTTAAGGGCTGTGGCTGGGAGGACAGTGGAATTGGGGCTGCATGCAGTGTTCTTCCAAGTACTGGACCGAAACAGGATGTGGCTGCCCCAGGCAGGAGGTCAGCGAGCAGAACTTGGCCTCTGTGACCTCACTGTCCACGTCTAAGGAACCAGGGGAGACTGAGCTAGTGGCCTGCCTTGAAGCCTCTCCGCCAAGTGTGAACAAGCAGGCTCTCTAGAGAGGTGGAGAGCCCTGGCAGCTGTGGCCTGAGACGGGCCCTGCTGTGTGGCACCAGCTGGGGGCTTACCACCATTGCCCGTCGCCTGGGAAGGGCTCTCCCCGGGCACGACAGGGGACTCTTAAGTTCCCTGCTGCAGCTCCTTCTCCAGACCCACTCTAACCGGGTCCCCACGCAGCAGGGTGGTCGGACGGTGCTTCTTCCTGGAAGGAAAGCAGCCCGCCTGGgacagccctccccaccctgcctgcaGCCAGCCACTCTGGCCGCAGCCTCAGGGATTAGGGCCAGGCAGCCTCTTATTTTAGGTTAAGAGGCATTAGGAAGGATGAGAAGTTAAGCCCAGGCAGGAATCCTTCAGGGACCCTCACATATTTCCCCATGGTGGGGAGCAAGGGAAGTGGCGGGTGCTTGAGCTCTCTACCATGGGAAGGGACCCACGAGGGGTCTTCCTCCTGCGGTCAAGGACAAGGGCTTGAGAGGAAATCTCAGGCACATTCGGCCAAGACCTAGAACCAGAGTTCCCTGGCCTGCGGGCGGCACCTTCCTCTAACCTGCTCCTCAAGCAGCAGCTTGCTGTCACCATCAGCTCTTCCTCACTTCTGAATGCCCCCAAAGCACGCTGCTTCGGCCTCCTGGCCTCCACGTTAAAATCTCACCACAAGGGCGGACAGCACAACTCACAGCCTCCTTTGCTTAGAGCCTATCTGTGGCTCCCACCACACATAGAACAAAACCCAAATGCCTGACCCGAGAAGCCCCAGGATCACCCCCAGCCGCCCTTGCCAGCTCCCAGGCTGCTCTCCATGGGGGCACTTCTCTTCCCAGTCACTCCCACCCCCCAGGCCTCCGTATGAAAGGGCCCGAGGCCTCACTCAGGGCAGCACCTGGCTCCATGGGGAGGTTTGTATCTTTGGGGGGCTGTTCCTCTCCAACACTGATCTGTGTCCCGTCTGCATCAGTCACCTGGGAAGAGTTACAGAGAGCacctgggggtggagaggggacaGATGGCGAACCACTCGCTGCCCCCAGGTGACCTAGACGGGGCCCCACAGTGCTCCCTTGAACCTTCATCTCACATGTGAGGTTGTGACCTGTGGCCTGGCAGGGGAGGTGACCTGCCTGGGGCtgcatcctggctctgccatcaaCGCTGGGAGACCTGGGCATGAGACCTGGTCATTTTCAGTAAGACGAGTGCCAGGTGAGGCGCTGGGACTCTGCTCACAGTGGCAGGTGGAGGGGCAGGGAACCAGGGGGAGGCCCAGCAAGCCTCCTGGGAGGCGAGAAAGGAGTGGTATAGGTAGTGGTTTATTTTAACTTTGCCTTCCGATCTGGCTAAGAGGACGAGATGGGGAGGGTCCCTGTAACACAGAGGAGTCACTTTCCCGGCAGCCtctgtccccaccctcccccgcCACCAGGCTGCTGGTCAGGGGGTGCAGAGCCTGGTGTCCCACACTCACCATTACTGTGATTTCCTGtttggagggaggcaggaggctgcAGGTTGCTGCCCAAGGCCCCGTAACCACGGTAACTGTAGTTGAGGCCACCGTTGACGTACACGGGGTCCTGGGAGTAGGAGGCTGGCAGTGAGTAGGTGGAATGGGTGATGGCTGTGGAGTCCCGGGAGTGCTGCTTGTCCAGGGCTATGGGCTCGTCCTGCGGGGCGGGAGGGAGGCGCTGGGGAACCTCAGAGGCAGCCAGCCCTGACCAAGGTTCCTGGACAGGGGGGTAGACGGTGGCCCCAGATTGGCTGGGACTCTGTGGGGATCTGCAGAGCTCTGCCTCTTTCCCTGGCTGCCTTGCCCAGGGCGTCCCCCAGACCCCCATCTCTCTTCTATGTTCTAGGCAGATTTGATCCGTTCCTGCCTGACTGAAGACCCTCTTGGGGCTCGAGACAAAGCCCAGAGGCCTTTCCGAAGTCTGCAAGGCCTTTGTGTCTGGGCTTCtctgcctcccctctgccccagcaCCTCCCCCGTCTGAGGacaccctccctgctccctctgcACCAGGGGCCCTGGGACCTGCGGGGTGGCCGAGGACGCCCCCCAGCAGCTGGCAGCAAGCAGGCACCTGAGAGGACTGGTAGATCTCCAGACGCATCCTTTTGGCTGCTTTTCTTGTCTCACTCTCGCAGGCAGCTGCCAGGATGTTTTCTGCCATGGCCGAGGTCAGGTGGGGAGGTGTGGGTCTGGTCTGCAGACAGAAACGGGGATGGAGCCAGTGTTGGGGTGCAGAGTCCCCTGGCGAAGAGGTGGGCGGGGCAGGGCTGGAGTTTGAGCTCCTCTGTGAACCGGGAACCACAGTGTCTGCTTCCAGaggcgggggctgggggtggggaatgctGGGGGCTCACCATCTCCATGCCATTCTTCTTCATGCGCCGGCAGGACTTGAGGTACGTGCGGATGCGCTTGCGGGCCCGTTCCTGGAACTCAGGGAACTGCCGGCTGCACGACTCGATGATGGCCTGGATCTTCTCCTTGGGCTGCTTGGAGATGGGCACCATGCGGTCCAGGTTCTCATCCACGAAGAGACGCACGAACATCTGTGGAGGACATGGGCGATGGGAAGGGCTGGCCCGCtgcgcccccaccccagctgtcCCAGGCGAGCACTCACGTTGAAGGCCTTGAGGCGCTCAGGGTCCATGCCCTCCGAGTCGTTCATCTTGTCATTGTCCTCATGGTCGTCGTGGTCATCGTCGTCGTCATCTGCCGTGGGCGCCCGGCCCACTGTCAGGTCCTCGGGGCAGCCACTGACTTCGGTTTTGATGGAGTCGTAGCTCCCCGAGCTGTAAGGGGGGGACTGaagagggcaggggcagagggtCAGGTCACGGTGAATGTGGGGACTGGGGGGTTCGGGCACACCCAGCTGCCCCGTGAGCCACACTCTGAGGTCCGGAACAAGTCACTTTCCTTCCTGCTCCCTTCACCTCTGAAGTGGGGACAGCAATGCGGCTACCCTTCTCTGGGCAGCTGTAGGAAGGACCCCCACAACCGTACCCCACAACTGATGCCCTGGAGCAGCTCATTGGAGGGAGTCACAGCACCCACACCACGACCTGCCTCCTCGTGCAAGGGAAAGGCAGACACAGAAAGGGTTCCCGCCACCCGTCAGCCTCTCCTGCTTGTGCCAAGATCCATTCTGGCTTCAGGGTTTTCCTCCCACGTCCCCAGGGGGCTGCAACCCCGAGCTGACAACCGAGCTGTCACAAAAGCAGCGAATGTGCTGTCTGTCGGGGATGGGGAACAGATGGGCAGGGAGAGAACCAGCCAAGGAGACGGCCATCATGCAGAGCATCCCCGCAGTTCCCGGGCTGGGCTTCTCCCGTCTGCTGCCACTCCCGGAAGTCACCGGGAGCCTGATGCAAAGCCCATGtgtagaaagaggagaaggaaccAGGCCCAGCCCATGGGGCAGCCACCCTGTCCTGCAGCAAGAGCAAAGACAggacccctcccctgccctccagaaTAAGGAGCCCTTCCCTAACTCTCCTGGGAATACACTTCCCCACTCTCCTCCCtgcttttcccctctttttcatCCTTCACAGCTCAGTTCCCCTCCTGTCTCCTGCCCCCTGCCAGACATGCCCTGGTAAGGCCAAAGACCACTGTCGTTTGCCTTTTAGAAAGTTTGTGGCTTTGGCGAGTCCTGACCGGCAGTGTCCTGGGAACAcggtctctgccctcatggaggaTAGCTTCTAGTAGGTGGCCAGCCACAGGAAACAGATCAGACCCTGCCACATGGCTATACAGTGGCCCAGATGGTACCCAGCTCTTGCTGATGAACAAATGGATAAAGACAGACACTGGCTGCTGCTCTGTCCGGCAGTGGCTGCCACCATCAGCCTCCATGTGACCACACCCAGTAGGCTCAGCCCTCCCAGGGTCCCTGGCCTTGTGCCCATCTCTGGATCACACCTAGCGCCCACCACACCTAGTCTCTGAAGGGCCAGGGACACCCAGGTCCTCTGGCCTCCTGCCAGGCTATGTCAGACTCTCACAGGAGGGTCAAAGGTGCCATGGGTCAGTCACATTCCCAGGCACTCCTTGACAGATTCTTAGCCAGGGTGAGAGGAGACAGACTGTAGGTGACACTCACGCTCCCATCTCATTTCCGTGGTCCACACGAGTGGCCTGAGGCCACGGCGGCCACCTCACTCATGCTGGCTCTCTGCCTGCCGTGCAGAGGCTGTGCCTGCCACTGGGGCCCAGTCAAAGAGGGgaggatggggacttccctggtggtccagtggttaggactccacacttccaatgcaaggggcacaggttcgatctctggtcggggaactaagatcctacatgccacagggctcggccaaaaaataaattggaaaaataaaactggaggGGGAGGACGATGCGCTGCCAGTCCTGGCTCTGTGGTCTGGGCTCGGGTACACTGACCACATGACGACTGTATAGAGACTCCTGTATAGAAATGCCCACGAGAGATACCACTGCAGGCCAGCACTAGTACCCACCCTATACCCCCTGCAGAAGACAAAACAGGCCCCGGGAGTGGAAGAAACCTGAACAGGGGCCTTGGCTGGAGCCCAGGAGAGTAGGGGTCTGAGAAGGCACCCCTGCCCCccgctcccccccgcccccggcaggAGAAAaatgccccctccccaggggagCTCCCGCACCCAAGGCCGCACTGCAGGAGATCTTAGTGGTCTGGAGGTGACCTGCAGAAGTAATaggagaaggtgggggagggcCAAAGGGGGGGGGCATCTATCTGCCCCCCTCAGACTGGTCTATTGGATTTTATACCTCCATGTCCCTGAGGCCACCAAGGCCTCAATCtgcaccatatgtaaaatggtgACAAGTGTGCAGACCAGTCAGAAAATGGGAGGTCTGGGGCTTCTGCTGAACGAAGCCCTCCTGACACTGCTCTTCACAGCGGACCCTGTTCTGGAGGCGGAGGGCCGGCCCACacgtccctccccacctccactagGGCCCAGGTCATCAACCTCACTTCACAGATGGGGACGCAGGCGGAGAAGTAAGGGGCTCGCTCCCGTTTCAGGGCCTCCCAAGGCAAATGATGGCACAGGGGCCCTGCCTCCACTGGTGGTGGCCACAGCCCCGGGTAACACGCGATTTCACATCAGCCTCAACCCTGCTGTGTGTACAGGAGTGGCCGAAGCTCACAGCTGCGGGGAGCCCGCAGCCCCACACACCTCGGGGGTGGTCTTCACCCCGTACTTGACGCGGCTCCGCAGTCCGTCAGCGCCGCAGCCATCGGAGGGGTAGGAGGGCGTGCCCAGGGCCGAGCCCTGCGGGAGCTTGTCACACAGGTTGATGGGCTGATCCTCGGCGCTGGCGGTGAAGTCCATGGGGGCCACGGCGCCGTTGCCGTTCATCTCGGGGAAGGCCGGGTCTCCCTGCGTGCTGCTGGAGGTCGACGGGTTCAGGGTGGAGGAGCCATTACCGCTGCCGCTCTCAGAGGAGGAGTCGTCTGGAATGAGAGGCCTGGGTGTGAGGCCCCACCCCAGCACCCACTGACCCCCGAGACACCCCCAGGGACGTGGCCGGGGCAGCTCAGGGAAGTGGTACTTGCCCCGTGTAGTCCTCACGAGCATCCCTGCGCAGGTGAGCGTTGCTGTCCCCGCTGGAGGCTCCAAGTCTTATCCCAGCCCcgaggtggtgggggtggggtgggggtagggtccCACTGCCAGAAACCCGGGCCACCAGGAGCAGAGCGGCCAGGGAGTGTGCAGCGCATGGTGgcctcctgccctccacccccacaaACTATTCAGCTTCAAGGGCCTGGGATGAGCGGCTGCCGCCTCCAGTCTAATCCAACCGGTGCTGGCCCAGAGGTCCTCTGACCAGAGGTTGCAAGGGGCCTGGCCAGCGCCCCCCTCTTCCTCTGGCTCACCACTGCCTCACCTCTTCACACCCTCTTCCCCACAGGACCCCCTCCCCACCGCAGACCCTGGAATTTCTCCACCCCCTGACTTGAAGGATGGCTCCACTGTGACACCCTTGCTCCCAGCAAGCAGGCCTGGGCCCAACCCTGGCAGCCTGTGTAGACACAGACCTGCCTGCCCGCATGGCCACACGACACTGGACACCCAGAGCCAGGGCTGCAGGGTCTCTGTCCGCCGGCACCTCAGTGGGCCATCCCGCCTTTCTTGCGGTGACACCCCTACAAAGCCCTGTGGAGGGCGCCCCCTGCTGCAGAGAGCGCAGCATTGCCGGGGAATCCAGGAGCACAAACTTAACTCGGGGGCTAGATCCTTTCGATGAATTCCAGGCTCctttccctgcccccagcctcctgcTTGATCAGCTGAGAAGGCAGAGGCCCAAGCTCCAGTCTAGCTCCCGGGGTCACTCTCAGGTGAGTACCGCGCGGCTCCTGGTGGCACCCAGGTGCCCGAGCGGCTCTGCACATGCCCctagggtgggtgggggaggggcggccgCAGGGAGCCCCGACCCATCCCAGGACAccccttcttccccaccccaccccccgccagggTCGCGCacgaccccacccccacccctcccagcccgCAGATTATGAAGATTTAGTCCTTGGTGCTGGGCACTGGGCACGCGCAACTCCCGAGCGTCCCCATGGCGACCGAGCGGCTCTAGCGCGCCAACCAATCGCTGGCCTGCCGGTTGCCcaggggcggggccaggctgCCCATCAAGCAGCCAAGGCCCAGGGCAGAGGGGGATGGGACAGCCTCCGCGCAGCGGCACCCCTCCCCCTCGGCTGCCGCAGGTCCCCTGGGCCAGGCTGCCCCTCCTTCTCCTCGTCTTCCTCTGGGCAGTCTCTGCTCCCTCCATCCTCCTGCAGGCCTGCTCCAGGCTCTACTCAGAGCCTCCCCACAGATCCCCGCCTTGCTCAGCTACATCCCAGGCCAGCCGCCCTGCTACCCTTTGGAAGCTCACcgcccatcccctcctcctcaaTCACAGATGGGTCTGGTTTTCTTCTGACAGTGACTTCAGTGACCAACCTAGGCATTTGTGGAATAAACAAACTCGCCAGCagaatttactgagcacctactgcgtGCTGGCCCGGTCCCAAGCTGAGAAACAACGTGGTGACTATGACCAAGATGCCAGTCCTCCTGAGGGGACAAGATGCTCACTGCTGAAACACTGGGAAAGTGAATGGGCTGCCAAACTGCCaggccacccccaccctccatctAGTCTTCTTGGCTGAGTTCCCTCTTCAGCACGCCAGCTTCCCTTGGTCACACCCTTGCACCTGTCTCCACCCTTCCCTTTCCCAGCACCAGCCCAGTGATCACTCCCCTAGTCCCCACCTTCCTGTTGCCCACAGCCTGCCCAAGGAGAGTCTGCACTCTTGCCGGTGTGTTCCTGGTCCCATGACCTCTGcagcctcccccagcccaggtCCCACTCTATTGGCCACTGCTGAACCTCACAGCTCCAGGCCTCTCCTCATCTGCTTGCCTTGTCCAGCTCAGTAAATGGGAGTGCACCTTCAAAGACTGGCCCAACGCTGCCTTCTCAGAGCAGGCCTCCTCCCTCCGTGGTCCCTGAGAAGGAGGTACTCACAGACCCGACCCCAGCCTGTGCCCATCCCTCCGAGGGATACATCATGCCTCCTTGACAGGCTCAGGTGCAGGCCTGAGAgctgcccacctccccaccagGGCTGGGCCTAGCTGCCGGAGAAGCCCCAACACCTGGGGTTTCGGAAGTCTCTGCCAGGGcccaggagatggagggcaaagATCATGTCCATCCTGGCTGACTGTCTAAGCTCCTCTGAGCTCTGGCCAGTGCCCATTCTTAGCCCACCTGGCAGGCGTGACTTCACACCCTGCACTACTCCATAACCAGCCACTTGCTTGACCTCAGAGGGCCTTGCCTTCCTCCTCTGGAAGGAGGGGTTGCTCGGAGGTCAGTGGGTACCACACCAGGCACAAAGCGAGCCAGTGTCACAATGCTCAGCGTGGGCATCAGGCCCACGGCCTCCTGACACATCACACTGGGCACGGGCCCAAGAGGTGGCACCCCAACTGCCTGCTTCCCAACCAGATTCTCTCCAGGGAGGAAGGACCCTCTTGCCCTTGTGCATCTCCAGGCATGAGCACAAAGGAGGCTTGGATGCTATGAGGAtggacatgtgtgcatgtgcatgtgtgtgtgtgtgtatgtgtgtgtgttttcccaggCCATCCAGCTCAGGAGCCCAGGGTGCTGGCCTAGACTCTTGAGCTCCCAACACCCTTATCCCAGGGCTGTGCACCTCACCTGCCCACCCAAGGAGTCACAGGCAGAGGCTCCAATGGTGGCACAGCCCCTCCTCCGAGGTAGATGCCACCCCAGTCTAGCAGGGAAATGGCTGGGCAGATGAGACCCATGAGGCCAGGAGTCTGGACCTCGTGTAGCTGTGCATTCCAAGTTGTTAGACGAAAACTGGAAATAGGCACCCATGTGTAAATATCCAGGTTTTTAAATATTGGTGACTGACTCACATTGTTTACATTTTGAAGAACCTCACTGGACAGATAGACAAACCAAACGTGGCCTATCTATGTGATGAGATATTCCgtcataaaaagtaatgaaattctaatacatgctacaacatggataaactctGGAAATGTTAGCATTAACTGAAATGAACCAGACACAGCAGGACAGATACTGAAAGAGGACACGCATGCAATATCAATATCTAGAATCGACACATCCACAGAGAATGAAAATATCTGAGGGGTCACCAGGGGCTGGGTTTGGGTGGAATAGAGAGTTATTGCTTAATGGTTACAGAGTTTCCATTTACAGTAATGAGAACTCTATCTTGGAAATAATGTGTGCTGGTTACACAACAGTGTACTTAATGCcgctgaactgtacacttaaaaatggttataaAGTGGCAAattctgttttacaaaatttttcACCACAAAAAATTCCCccacagcaaaacaaaaatcctGGAGGAGGCCAGTGGGCCCCAGTTTACAAGCTCCATCtgctgccaccccatggacccacAGGCCAAgcctctcccacctccacactGCACCTGGGCGCCAAGAAagccagccacacacacagagcccacCTCAGGGGGCACAGGTGAGCCACAAGCTTCCCCACCAACCCATCACGCCGCCCTCAACCTGCTCATGCACTGCCTGCAACTCTGCTGACAAGGGAGGCCATGGGCTGTAGGCAGAAGGCAGAGGGGCTATGTGTCCCGGAAGATGCCCCTTCGCCTCCTTTCAAAATGGGTGCCCTGTCAGTAAATAGGATTTACTGTTGTAGACAACACCCAACACAGCAAATAGGTGctgaagagaaagaacaaacagaaCTGGTTCCCTGACCCCAGGCCTTCTCACTCTGTAACGCACACTCTCCCAGACTGGACTGTGGGTTTCTGGGGGCCCTTCAGAGACCAGCTTGGTGCCAAATCTGAAGTGGGCGGGTGAGGGGAGGAAGACCACTGCCCCTGTCCTCGTCTCTCCCTTCCTCAAACACCTGCTGGGTGTCAGGCCTGTGTGAggcactggggacacagcagtggGAAGACAGGGGTGGTCGCTGTCCTGGGGGCTCATCCTCTAAGGAGCAAGAAACCAAACAGAGGGCTGCAGAGGACACTCGGCTCTGGGGAGAGGCTTGTGTGCTTCATGTCCTTGATCCCGGTccctgcagccccctcctcctccaggaagccctctctgacTGCAGCGAGCTCAAGGCCCCAGTTCCAGACCCCACTCTGTGGAGCTACCCCTGGGGAGGTAGAGTGGGCGGTgtgcaggagggaggcagggtaGGGTTTCTGGAGGAAGGAGCCCATGGAAGAAGCCTCCAAGAGCAACACTGAGAAGGTCAGGGGGCAAGTGCAGAAGCCCTCTAAGGCCAGCAGGGCACAGGAgctgctggggggggggggagtgttATCTGTCAATGCCCCCCACACCAACCCGGCAGTGGTTATGATCCAGCTGCAGCCCGTGGACTGAGTTCAAACCCCCAAACTGAAGCCAAaccctccccaggcctcctgctgGGCCCTCCtggcagccccacccccaccccgtccccatATGTCGCCCCATCCAGCTGTGCCCTGGCCTTGGCACTTACTGTCCCCTCTTCTCGGGACACTCCGCATTCCCTCCCCTTCCAAGCTTCGCTGAAAGGTCACCTTCTCAGGACgacctccctgcccccactctgACACACTGACTCCTTCACCCAGTTTTCCAGAGTATTTATCACCTTCTCACATGTTCTGTCTGTGGTCTGCGCCCAGCCCCCCTTGTCAGCTGCCCCAGGTGGTTCCCGTCTCTCCAGAAACCACAGCCCCCTCTCTCTGGTGAGGGCACCCCACGTCTCCCAAGGGTGAGCCTGTGCCCCAGGCCCAGCCAGTCAGCACAGTCCATCACAGTGATCCACAATGGGCCCATGGAAGTCAGTCTTCGCTTCTGCAGAAACGAAGAAACACT
This genomic interval from Cervus canadensis isolate Bull #8, Minnesota chromosome 10, ASM1932006v1, whole genome shotgun sequence contains the following:
- the NOL4L gene encoding nucleolar protein 4-like isoform X1; amino-acid sequence: MPKPTLLLRGGWERERSPGDSELGRQFRDWCLRTYGDSAKTKTVTRSKYQRIAEVLQGGGGTGAGSGPAAGEKGKFQFWVRSKGFRLGSGREPKMGQVVYVPVKTGSGADGLSEPEGISLKRVAVVEDFFDIIYSMHVESSAEPGKAPKHAGQKKTYRAIAETYAFLPREAVTRFLMSCTECQKRMHFNSNGLEPKENEPPSPLVSGIIDYNMPLTSTYLKQMKLRVMNSQEQDETSVSSEDFDMNDSTWMSADPQLASSLSPSQDERMRSPQNLHSQEDDDSSSESGSGNGSSTLNPSTSSSTQGDPAFPEMNGNGAVAPMDFTASAEDQPINLCDKLPQGSALGTPSYPSDGCGADGLRSRVKYGVKTTPESPPYSSGSYDSIKTEVSGCPEDLTVGRAPTADDDDDDHDDHEDNDKMNDSEGMDPERLKAFNMFVRLFVDENLDRMVPISKQPKEKIQAIIESCSRQFPEFQERARKRIRTYLKSCRRMKKNGMEMTRPTPPHLTSAMAENILAAACESETRKAAKRMRLEIYQSSQDEPIALDKQHSRDSTAITHSTYSLPASYSQDPVYVNGGLNYSYRGYGALGSNLQPPASLQTGNHSNGALCNSSQVTDADGTQISVGEEQPPKDTNLPMEPGPTDLSMKGGASTTSTTPTPTPSSNSTSRTMPTAQLSPTEISAVRQLIAGYRESAAFLLRSADELENLILQQN
- the NOL4L gene encoding nucleolar protein 4-like isoform X7; translated protein: MNDSTWMSADPQLASSLSPSQDERMRSPQNLHSQEDDDSSSESGSGNGSSTLNPSTSSSTQGDPAFPEMNGNGAVAPMDFTASAEDQPINLCDKLPQGSALGTPSYPSDGCGADGLRSRVKYGVKTTPESPPYSSGSYDSIKTEVSGCPEDLTVGRAPTADDDDDDHDDHEDNDKMNDSEGMDPERLKAFNMFVRLFVDENLDRMVPISKQPKEKIQAIIESCSRQFPEFQERARKRIRTYLKSCRRMKKNGMEMTRPTPPHLTSAMAENILAAACESETRKAAKRMRLEIYQSSQDEPIALDKQHSRDSTAITHSTYSLPASYSQDPVYVNGGLNYSYRGYGALGSNLQPPASLQTGNHSNGALCNSSQVTDADGTQISVGEEQPPKDTNLPMEPGPTDLSMKGGASTTSTTPTPTPSSNSTSRTMPTAQLSPTEISAVRQLIAGYRESAAFLLRSADELENLILQQN
- the NOL4L gene encoding nucleolar protein 4-like isoform X8; translated protein: MNDSTWMSADPQLASSLSPSQDERMRSPQNLHSQEDDDSSSESGSGNGSSTLNPSTSSSTQGDPAFPEMNGNGAVAPMDFTASAEDQPINLCDKLPQGSALGTPSYPSDGCGADGLRSRVKYGVKTTPESPPYSSGSYDSIKTEVSGCPEDLTVGRAPTADDDDDDHDDHEDNDKMNDSEGMDPERLKAFNMFVRLFVDENLDRMVPISKQPKEKIQAIIESCSRQFPEFQERARKRIRTYLKSCRRMKKNGMEMTRPTPPHLTSAMAENILAAACESETRKAAKRMRLEIYQSSQDEPIALDKQHSRDSTAITHSTYSLPASYSQDPVYVNGGLNYSYRGYGALGSNLQPPASLQTGNHSNGPTDLSMKGGASTTSTTPTPTPSSNSTSRTMPTAQLSPTEISAVRQLIAGYRESAAFLLRSADELENLILQQN
- the NOL4L gene encoding nucleolar protein 4-like isoform X3 — its product is MPKPTLLLRGGWERERSPGDSELGRQFRDWCLRTYGDSAKTKTVTRSKYQRIAEVLQGGGGTGAGSGPAAGEKGKFQFWVRSKGFRLGSGREPKMGQVVYVPVKTGSGADGLSEPEGISLKRVAVVEDFFDIIYSMHVESSAEPGKAPKHAGQKKTYRAIAETYAFLPREAVTRFLMSCTECQKRMHFNSNGLEPKENEPPSPLVSGIIDYNMPLTSTYLKQMKLRVMNSQEQDETSVSSEDFDMNDSTWMSADPQLASSLSPSQDERMRSPQNLHSQEDDDSSSESGSGNGSSTLNPSTSSSTQGDPAFPEMNGNGAVAPMDFTASAEDQPINLCDKLPQGSALGTPSYPSDGCGADGLRSRVKYGVKTTPESPPYSSGSYDSIKTEVSGCPEDLTVGRAPTADDDDDDHDDHEDNDKMNDSEGMDPERLKAFNMFVRLFVDENLDRMVPISKQPKEKIQAIIESCSRQFPEFQERARKRIRTYLKSCRRMKKNGMEMTRPTPPHLTSAMAENILAAACESETRKAAKRMRLEIYQSSQDEPIALDKQHSRDSTAITHSTYSLPASYSQDPVYVNGGLNYSYRGYGALGSNLQPPASLQTGNHSNGPTDLSMKGGASTTSTTPTPTPSSNSTSRTMPTAQLSPTEISAVRQLIAGYRESAAFLLRSADELENLILQQN